In one window of Comamonas testosteroni DNA:
- a CDS encoding Bug family tripartite tricarboxylate transporter substrate binding protein — translation MQRRTLLQSILAASSLLLGASLVAAPALAQGNWPTGKPITYLVPFPPGGNTDTLARVIAQPLSKALGTPVVIENKGGAGGSVGSALAARAPADGYTILGGTISSHAINVSLYSKLDYDPIKSFTPVAMLGSGPLVLVVPASSPYKTLADVLAGSKAKASSGGLTSASPGNGTSNHMALELLAYQSGVKFTHVPYKGSGPAVQDVMGGQVDMMFDTALVVGPHIQSGKLRPIAVSSSKRLESLPDVPTIAEAGEKGFDMGSWQAVFAPAGTPKPIVDRLHAEILKIVATPEVQARLKNFGMLSSNMSTVELADYQKAEVSKWAKVIKSAGIKAE, via the coding sequence ATGCAACGCCGCACCCTGCTTCAATCCATCCTTGCCGCCAGCTCCCTGCTGCTGGGCGCATCCCTTGTCGCCGCACCCGCACTGGCACAAGGCAACTGGCCCACTGGCAAGCCCATCACCTATCTGGTGCCGTTCCCCCCCGGCGGCAATACCGACACCCTGGCACGCGTGATTGCGCAGCCGCTGAGCAAGGCCCTGGGCACGCCCGTGGTCATCGAGAACAAGGGCGGCGCCGGCGGCAGCGTGGGCTCGGCGCTGGCGGCACGCGCCCCGGCCGACGGCTACACCATTCTGGGCGGCACCATCAGCTCGCACGCCATCAATGTCAGCCTGTACTCCAAGCTGGACTACGACCCGATCAAGTCCTTCACGCCCGTCGCCATGCTCGGCTCCGGCCCTCTGGTGCTGGTGGTGCCCGCCTCCAGCCCCTACAAGACTCTGGCCGACGTACTGGCCGGCAGCAAGGCCAAGGCCTCGTCGGGCGGTCTGACCTCTGCCTCCCCGGGCAACGGCACCTCCAACCACATGGCGCTGGAACTGCTGGCCTACCAGAGCGGCGTGAAGTTCACCCATGTGCCCTACAAGGGCAGCGGCCCCGCCGTGCAGGATGTCATGGGAGGACAGGTGGACATGATGTTCGACACTGCCTTGGTCGTCGGCCCGCACATCCAGTCCGGCAAGCTGCGCCCCATCGCCGTGAGCAGCTCCAAGCGCCTGGAATCGCTGCCCGATGTACCCACGATTGCGGAAGCCGGCGAGAAGGGTTTCGACATGGGCTCCTGGCAGGCCGTTTTCGCCCCTGCAGGCACGCCCAAGCCCATCGTGGACCGCCTGCATGCCGAAATCCTGAAGATCGTCGCCACCCCCGAAGTCCAGGCCCGCCTCAAGAACTTCGGCATGCTGTCGTCGAACATGAGCACCGTCGAACTGGCCGATTATCAGAAGGCCGAAGTGAGCAAGTGGGCCAAGGTGATCAAGTCTGCTGGAATAAAGGCTGAGTAA
- a CDS encoding glucarate dehydratase family protein — protein sequence MSTSHQIRHIRITPIAFRDPPLLNAAGIHEPWALRSIIEIETASGLVGINESYGDQPMLDALAKTAPALVGLSPWALNEMEARVAALVTPPQLTASEFLGQQVSLAPGTHVSKTVAKVVSAFEVAMLDLQGQMAGAPIVDLLGGPARDRVPYSAYLFYKYAEHVGQPYAPDAWGEALTPAQLVAQARRMIDQYGFQSIKLKAGTLPPKQEAAGILALAEAFPGTPLRIDPNGNWTVETSLKIVQQLRGVLEYYEDPAPGLDGMAAVARECDVPLATNMVVTDFAEFRRNADMGCPVKIVLSDHHYWGGLRATQRLSTLCRTFDLGLSMHSNSHLGVSLVAMTHLCASVPLLTYACDTHYPWQDEEVVEGGRLQFEQGSLRVPTTPGLGVTLDRAALARLHDNYLHCGIRNRDDLGQMRKYDPEFTGKQPRF from the coding sequence ATGAGCACCTCTCACCAGATCCGCCACATCCGCATCACGCCGATTGCCTTCCGTGATCCGCCGCTGCTCAACGCCGCCGGCATTCACGAACCCTGGGCGCTGCGCTCCATCATCGAGATCGAAACCGCTTCCGGCCTGGTCGGCATCAACGAGAGCTATGGCGACCAGCCCATGCTGGATGCGCTGGCCAAGACCGCACCTGCCTTGGTCGGGCTCTCGCCCTGGGCGCTCAATGAAATGGAAGCCCGCGTCGCCGCCCTGGTCACTCCGCCCCAGCTCACGGCCTCGGAATTTCTGGGTCAGCAGGTCTCGCTGGCACCTGGCACCCATGTCTCCAAGACCGTGGCCAAGGTGGTCAGCGCCTTCGAAGTCGCCATGCTGGACTTGCAGGGCCAGATGGCCGGGGCACCCATCGTCGACCTGCTGGGCGGACCCGCACGCGACCGCGTGCCCTACTCCGCCTACCTTTTCTACAAGTACGCCGAGCATGTGGGCCAGCCCTACGCACCCGACGCCTGGGGCGAGGCCCTGACGCCGGCCCAGTTGGTGGCCCAGGCCCGGCGCATGATCGACCAGTACGGCTTCCAGAGCATCAAGCTCAAGGCCGGCACGCTGCCGCCCAAGCAGGAGGCTGCCGGCATCCTGGCGCTGGCCGAGGCCTTCCCTGGCACACCACTGCGCATTGACCCGAATGGCAACTGGACCGTGGAGACCAGCCTGAAGATCGTGCAGCAGTTGCGCGGCGTGCTCGAGTACTACGAGGACCCGGCACCAGGCCTGGACGGCATGGCCGCCGTGGCTCGCGAGTGCGATGTGCCCCTGGCCACGAATATGGTGGTGACGGACTTTGCCGAGTTCCGCCGCAACGCCGACATGGGCTGCCCCGTGAAGATCGTGCTCAGCGACCACCATTACTGGGGCGGCCTGCGCGCCACACAGCGCCTGTCCACGCTGTGCCGCACCTTCGACCTGGGCCTGTCCATGCACAGCAACTCCCATCTGGGCGTGAGCCTGGTGGCCATGACTCATCTGTGCGCCAGCGTGCCCCTGCTGACCTATGCCTGCGACACCCACTATCCGTGGCAGGACGAGGAAGTCGTCGAGGGCGGGCGCCTGCAGTTCGAGCAGGGCAGCCTGCGCGTGCCCACCACGCCCGGCCTGGGCGTGACCCTGGACCGCGCAGCCTTGGCCCGTCTGCACGACAACTATCTGCATTGCGGCATCCGCAACCGCGACGACCTTGGACAGATGCGCAAATACGACCCGGAATTCACCGGCAAGCAACCGCGCTTCTGA
- a CDS encoding FadR/GntR family transcriptional regulator, producing the protein MPLTEGYALRSKTSKGSRSLANLLSEEFEHKIRQGLLHEGDKLPTESELVRSYDVSRTVVREALSKLQAAGLVETRHGIGTFVLPARQSASPMLSARELSESVDVLAVLELRISLETEAAGLAAQRRSEAHLQVMSEALQEFEHHFALGHDTVEHDLAFHLSIAQATGNRYFQDILQHFGTLLIPRNRISSMHTPARDPDYLRRVNREHEEIYAAIARQDADSARAAMRIHLTNSRERLRLAQRLSLSAES; encoded by the coding sequence TTGCCGCTGACGGAGGGGTACGCCCTGCGCAGCAAAACCAGCAAGGGCAGCCGCAGTCTGGCGAATCTGTTGTCCGAGGAGTTCGAGCACAAGATCCGCCAGGGCCTGCTGCATGAGGGCGACAAGCTGCCCACCGAGTCCGAACTCGTGCGCAGCTACGACGTCAGCCGCACCGTGGTGCGCGAGGCGCTGTCCAAATTGCAGGCTGCCGGGCTGGTCGAGACTCGCCATGGCATAGGCACTTTCGTGCTGCCGGCGCGCCAGAGCGCAAGCCCCATGCTCAGCGCGCGCGAGCTCAGCGAGTCCGTCGACGTGCTGGCCGTGCTGGAGCTGCGCATCAGCCTGGAAACCGAGGCTGCAGGTCTGGCCGCCCAGCGCCGCAGCGAAGCCCATCTGCAGGTCATGAGCGAGGCCCTGCAGGAGTTCGAACATCATTTCGCCCTGGGGCACGACACTGTCGAGCACGATCTGGCCTTTCATCTGAGCATCGCGCAGGCCACTGGCAACCGGTATTTCCAGGACATCCTGCAGCACTTCGGCACGCTGCTGATTCCGCGCAATCGCATCTCCTCCATGCATACGCCGGCACGCGACCCCGACTATCTGCGTCGTGTGAACCGTGAGCACGAGGAGATCTATGCCGCCATCGCGCGCCAGGATGCCGATTCGGCCCGCGCCGCCATGCGCATCCATCTGACCAACTCGCGCGAGCGTCTGCGCCTGGCCCAGCGCCTGAGCCTGAGCGCAGAGTCCTGA
- a CDS encoding Bug family tripartite tricarboxylate transporter substrate binding protein produces MVRRSHFLRSLLALAASGLLSSTLLAADAWPSKPIRLVVPYPPGGSSDIIARSIGQLISQELKQTVVIDNKPGANGNLGAEFVARAPADGYTWLLCDLGALAISPSIYTKLSFDPSKALRGAAMLAYSPHMLVVHPSVQASNLKELVELSKKQDLNFAVTASGSAPHLAGVELARITGAKWVYVPYKGGVQSVQDTVAGQTQVLMNGMLATYPHVQSGKLKLLGISKNTRMPLIADVPTLAEQGAQGFASGTWQGVVLPAKTPEAVVQRVNQVLLAAIRSTEVRSRLTGQGAEVVTMTPAETDKFFNAERARWRAVVQAAQLQLD; encoded by the coding sequence ATGGTCCGACGCTCGCACTTTCTGCGCTCTCTGCTGGCCCTGGCGGCCAGCGGTTTGCTGTCGTCCACATTGCTGGCTGCCGATGCTTGGCCGAGCAAGCCCATTCGTCTGGTGGTTCCCTATCCTCCCGGCGGCAGCTCCGACATCATTGCGCGCTCAATCGGGCAGCTGATCTCCCAGGAGCTCAAGCAGACCGTGGTGATCGACAACAAGCCCGGCGCCAATGGCAATCTGGGCGCTGAATTCGTCGCACGTGCACCGGCCGATGGCTATACCTGGCTGCTGTGCGATCTCGGTGCACTGGCCATCTCTCCCTCGATCTATACCAAGCTCAGCTTCGACCCTTCCAAGGCGCTGCGTGGTGCGGCCATGCTGGCTTATTCGCCTCATATGCTGGTGGTACATCCCTCCGTTCAGGCCAGCAATCTCAAGGAGCTGGTGGAGCTGTCCAAGAAGCAGGACCTGAACTTTGCCGTCACTGCATCGGGCAGTGCCCCCCATCTGGCCGGCGTGGAGCTGGCCCGCATCACCGGCGCCAAATGGGTGTACGTGCCCTACAAGGGCGGCGTGCAGTCGGTGCAGGACACGGTGGCAGGCCAGACCCAGGTGCTGATGAACGGCATGCTGGCCACCTATCCGCATGTGCAAAGCGGCAAGCTCAAGCTGCTGGGCATTTCCAAGAACACCCGCATGCCACTGATTGCCGATGTGCCGACGTTGGCAGAGCAGGGCGCACAGGGTTTCGCCTCGGGCACCTGGCAGGGCGTGGTGTTGCCCGCCAAGACGCCTGAAGCCGTGGTGCAGCGCGTGAACCAGGTGCTGCTCGCTGCCATCCGCTCCACCGAGGTCCGGTCTCGCCTGACCGGCCAGGGGGCCGAGGTCGTCACGATGACGCCCGCCGAAACCGACAAATTCTTCAACGCCGAGCGCGCGCGCTGGCGCGCCGTGGTGCAAGCCGCCCAACTGCAGCTGGATTGA
- the kdgD gene encoding 5-dehydro-4-deoxyglucarate dehydratase has protein sequence MTPQHLKDVMSSGLLSFPVTDFDAQGNFNAKGYAARLEWLAPYGASALFAAGGTGEYFSLYGEEYGQIIKTAVDTCRGKVPIIAGAGGPTRTAIAHAQEAERLGAHGILLMPHYLTEAGQEGLIAHVEQVCKSVKFGVIVYNRDRSRFTPESLAILAERCPNLVGFKDGLGNIETMSSIFMKMGDRFAYLGGLPTAEVYAAAYKALGTPVYSSAVFNFIPRTAMQFYEAVRIDDQATQHKLLKEFFMPYLKIRNRVEGYGVSIIKAGAKLVGHDAGPVRAPLTDLKPAEMEELKVLIDKLGPQ, from the coding sequence ATGACACCCCAACACCTCAAAGACGTGATGAGCTCCGGCCTGCTGTCCTTCCCCGTGACGGACTTCGACGCCCAGGGCAACTTCAATGCCAAGGGTTATGCCGCGCGCCTTGAATGGCTGGCTCCCTATGGCGCCAGTGCCCTGTTCGCCGCCGGTGGAACGGGCGAATACTTCTCGCTGTATGGCGAGGAGTACGGCCAGATCATCAAGACCGCCGTGGATACCTGCCGCGGCAAGGTGCCCATCATTGCTGGCGCCGGCGGCCCCACCCGCACCGCCATTGCCCATGCGCAAGAGGCCGAACGACTGGGCGCCCACGGCATTTTGCTGATGCCTCATTACCTGACCGAAGCCGGCCAGGAAGGACTGATCGCCCATGTGGAGCAGGTCTGTAAGAGCGTGAAGTTCGGCGTCATCGTCTACAACCGCGACCGCTCACGCTTTACGCCCGAATCCCTGGCCATCCTGGCCGAGCGTTGCCCCAACCTGGTGGGCTTCAAGGACGGCCTGGGCAATATCGAGACCATGTCCTCCATCTTCATGAAGATGGGTGACCGTTTTGCCTACCTGGGTGGCCTGCCCACCGCTGAAGTCTATGCCGCTGCCTACAAGGCTCTGGGAACGCCCGTGTACTCCTCTGCCGTCTTCAACTTCATCCCCAGGACGGCGATGCAGTTCTACGAGGCCGTGCGCATCGATGACCAGGCCACGCAGCACAAGCTGCTCAAGGAATTCTTCATGCCCTATCTGAAGATCCGCAACCGCGTCGAAGGCTATGGCGTGAGCATCATCAAGGCCGGTGCCAAGCTGGTCGGCCACGATGCCGGTCCCGTGCGCGCGCCCCTGACCGACCTCAAGCCCGCCGAGATGGAAGAACTCAAGGTCCTGATCGACAAGCTCGGCCCTCAGTAA
- a CDS encoding Bug family tripartite tricarboxylate transporter substrate binding protein, producing MKKILITLGATLALAAQAAGNFPDKPVNIIVPFPAGGSTDTVARALALSMGEQLGKPFVVENRPGATGTIGAGAVKRAAADGYTLLVASLGPFVVTPHMVKNVPYDAGKDFDYITVPVQAPNVLVASPTQKARSVSEVIAALKANPGKISFASSGNGSSDHLSAELFWQQTGTEAVHVPYKGGAPAITDLLGGQVDFSFQNVNAVLSHLRSGKLRAIAVTGSQRSPVLPDVPTLAEAGVKGAEVYSWQGMAAPKGLPADVKARLAKAAIAALQQPDIRKRFVDQGLEIVGNTPEEFTRFQAQENERWKQLIQTRKITAD from the coding sequence ATGAAAAAAATACTGATCACGCTGGGCGCCACCCTGGCCCTGGCCGCCCAGGCGGCCGGCAACTTTCCCGACAAGCCCGTCAACATCATCGTGCCGTTCCCGGCTGGTGGCTCCACCGACACCGTGGCGCGTGCCCTGGCTCTGAGCATGGGCGAGCAACTGGGCAAGCCCTTTGTCGTGGAAAACCGCCCTGGCGCCACGGGCACCATCGGAGCGGGCGCCGTCAAGCGTGCAGCGGCCGATGGCTACACCTTGCTGGTGGCCTCGCTGGGCCCTTTCGTGGTGACCCCTCATATGGTGAAGAACGTGCCCTATGACGCCGGCAAGGATTTCGACTACATCACCGTTCCCGTGCAGGCGCCCAATGTGCTCGTTGCCAGCCCGACGCAAAAGGCTCGCAGCGTGAGCGAGGTGATTGCCGCGCTCAAGGCCAATCCCGGCAAGATCAGTTTTGCAAGCTCCGGCAATGGTTCCTCGGATCATCTTTCGGCCGAGCTGTTCTGGCAGCAAACGGGTACCGAAGCCGTGCATGTGCCCTACAAGGGCGGAGCACCGGCAATCACCGATCTGCTGGGCGGTCAGGTGGATTTCTCCTTCCAGAACGTCAACGCCGTGCTGTCCCATCTGCGCAGCGGCAAGCTGCGTGCCATTGCCGTGACCGGTAGCCAGCGTTCACCTGTGCTGCCCGATGTGCCCACACTGGCCGAGGCCGGTGTCAAAGGGGCCGAGGTCTATTCGTGGCAAGGCATGGCAGCTCCCAAGGGCCTGCCGGCCGATGTCAAGGCCAGACTGGCCAAGGCCGCCATTGCCGCCCTGCAGCAGCCCGATATCCGCAAGCGCTTTGTGGATCAGGGGCTGGAAATCGTGGGCAACACGCCCGAGGAATTCACGCGCTTCCAGGCCCAGGAGAACGAGCGCTGGAAGCAGTTGATCCAGACCAGAAAAATCACGGCGGATTGA
- a CDS encoding 2-hydroxyacid dehydrogenase, whose amino-acid sequence MATTRPRVLQYGKMPLPQLDAELAQTYAVTLLSEQTDPDRFLAEHGAQFEYLVTSAAMGLPARVVDALPNLKFVSSFGVGFDALDKDALLRRGARVGYTPGVLDDCVADLAFALLLDATRGLSESDRFVRRGDWSQSRFGIRTRASGKRLGIFGMGRIGSAVARRASGFDIEVAYYNRRPVDGSPHRYLPSLLELARWADILVVTAAGGDGTRHLVNAEVLAALGPQGFLVNVARGSVVDEAALADALESKRIAGAGLDVFEDEPRPLPALLALDNVVLAPHIASGTQETRRAMADLVLHNLQQFIATGRPAAEVPWSAAQ is encoded by the coding sequence ATGGCGACCACCCGACCACGCGTTCTGCAATACGGCAAGATGCCACTACCCCAGCTCGATGCCGAGCTGGCCCAGACCTATGCGGTGACGCTGCTGTCCGAGCAGACCGACCCCGACCGTTTCCTGGCCGAGCACGGTGCGCAGTTCGAATACCTGGTCACCTCGGCCGCCATGGGCCTGCCTGCGCGCGTGGTCGACGCCTTGCCCAACCTCAAGTTCGTGAGCAGCTTTGGCGTGGGTTTTGACGCCCTCGACAAGGACGCCCTGCTGCGCCGTGGCGCACGTGTGGGCTACACGCCAGGCGTGCTCGACGATTGTGTGGCCGACCTGGCTTTTGCCCTGCTGCTGGACGCCACGCGTGGCCTCAGCGAATCCGACCGCTTCGTGCGCCGTGGCGACTGGAGTCAGAGCCGCTTCGGCATCCGCACGCGCGCCAGCGGCAAGCGCCTGGGCATCTTCGGCATGGGCCGCATCGGCAGCGCCGTGGCGCGACGGGCCTCTGGCTTCGATATAGAAGTGGCCTACTACAACCGCCGCCCCGTCGATGGCTCGCCCCACCGGTACCTGCCTTCGCTGCTGGAGCTGGCACGCTGGGCCGACATCCTGGTCGTCACTGCGGCCGGCGGTGACGGCACACGTCACCTAGTGAATGCCGAGGTGCTGGCTGCCCTGGGCCCTCAGGGCTTTTTGGTCAATGTGGCACGTGGCAGCGTGGTCGACGAAGCCGCCCTGGCCGATGCCCTGGAGAGCAAGCGCATCGCCGGTGCGGGCCTGGACGTGTTCGAGGACGAGCCCCGCCCCCTGCCGGCCCTGCTGGCCCTGGACAACGTGGTGCTGGCCCCCCACATCGCCAGCGGCACGCAAGAAACCCGCCGTGCCATGGCCGACCTGGTGCTGCACAACCTGCAGCAGTTCATCGCCACGGGCCGGCCTGCGGCTGAAGTGCCTTGGTCTGCTGCGCAGTGA
- a CDS encoding enolase C-terminal domain-like protein, whose amino-acid sequence MSTTPTITAIEVIPVAGRDGMLMNLSGAHAPYFTRNIALVHDSAGHMGVGEVPGGEGIRQALEDSKQVLIGRSIGQHLQLLQEVQKSLEGRDTGGRGLQTFDLRIGVHAVTAIESALLDLMGQHLGVPVAALLGEGQQRDRVEMLGYLFFVGPSDKTGMDYVKAGEDTLGTDDWTQVRHMTAMTPETIVRQAEAAYARYGFNDFKLKGGVLAGEQEVEAVTALAKRFPDARVTLDPNGGWLLKDAIRLMRDMRGVLAYAEDPCGAEGGFSGREVMAEFRRATGLPTATNMVATDWRQMVHALSLQSVDIPLADPHFWTMAGSVRVGQTCRDWGLTWGSHSNNHFDISLAMFTHVAAAVPGKVTAIDTHWIWQDGQYLTQQPLQIKGGFVEVPKTPGLGVTVDRAALQRANALYMEHGLGARDDAIAMQHLIPGWKFDNKRPCMVR is encoded by the coding sequence ATGTCCACTACCCCGACCATCACCGCCATCGAAGTCATTCCCGTCGCCGGCCGCGACGGCATGCTCATGAACCTCAGTGGTGCCCACGCGCCCTATTTCACCCGCAACATCGCGCTGGTGCACGACAGCGCGGGCCACATGGGGGTGGGCGAGGTGCCGGGCGGCGAAGGCATTCGCCAGGCGCTGGAGGACAGCAAGCAGGTGTTGATCGGCCGCTCCATCGGCCAGCATCTGCAGCTGCTGCAAGAGGTGCAGAAATCCCTCGAAGGCCGTGACACCGGTGGCCGTGGCCTGCAGACCTTTGATCTGCGCATCGGCGTGCACGCCGTGACCGCCATCGAATCCGCCCTGCTGGACCTGATGGGCCAGCACCTGGGTGTGCCCGTGGCCGCCCTGCTGGGCGAAGGCCAGCAGCGCGACCGCGTGGAAATGCTGGGGTACCTGTTCTTCGTGGGCCCCAGTGACAAGACCGGCATGGACTACGTCAAGGCCGGCGAAGACACGCTGGGCACGGACGACTGGACCCAGGTGCGCCACATGACGGCCATGACGCCCGAGACCATCGTGCGCCAGGCCGAAGCCGCCTACGCGCGCTACGGTTTCAACGACTTCAAGCTCAAGGGGGGCGTGCTGGCCGGCGAGCAGGAAGTGGAGGCCGTCACCGCGCTGGCCAAGCGCTTCCCCGACGCGCGCGTCACCCTGGACCCCAACGGTGGCTGGCTGCTCAAGGACGCCATACGCCTGATGCGTGACATGCGCGGTGTGCTGGCCTATGCCGAAGACCCCTGCGGCGCCGAAGGCGGCTTCTCGGGCCGCGAAGTCATGGCTGAATTCCGCCGCGCCACCGGCCTGCCCACGGCCACCAACATGGTTGCCACCGACTGGCGCCAGATGGTGCACGCGCTGTCGCTGCAGTCTGTGGACATCCCTCTGGCCGACCCGCATTTCTGGACCATGGCCGGCTCGGTGCGCGTGGGCCAGACCTGCCGCGATTGGGGCCTGACCTGGGGATCGCACTCCAACAACCACTTCGACATCTCGCTGGCCATGTTCACCCACGTGGCTGCCGCCGTGCCCGGCAAGGTCACGGCCATCGACACGCACTGGATCTGGCAGGACGGCCAGTACCTCACGCAACAACCCCTGCAGATCAAGGGAGGCTTCGTTGAAGTGCCAAAGACTCCCGGCCTGGGCGTGACCGTGGACCGTGCCGCGCTGCAGCGCGCCAACGCCCTGTACATGGAGCACGGCCTGGGCGCGCGTGACGACGCCATTGCCATGCAGCACCTGATCCCCGGCTGGAAGTTCGACAACAAGCGCCCTTGCATGGTCCGGTAG
- a CDS encoding aldehyde dehydrogenase family protein, translating to MSRYDNLINGQWTVATTYSTNTNPSDLSDVIGEYAQGGASDVQAAVAAAAAAFPSWSTSGIQARFDALDKIGTEILARKAELGELLAREEGKTLPEAIGEVGRAGQIFKFFAGECLRLTGETVPSVRPGIGVEITREPMGVVGLITPWNFPIAIPAWKIAPALAFGNCVVLKPADLVPGSAWALADIIHRSGLPAGVFNLVMGSGRVIGEALVNHADVAAISFTGSVGVGRGIAAACVASGKKVQLEMGGKNPQIVLDDADLEQAVELSAQSGFYSTGQRCTASSRLIVTDKIYPAFIEALQARMARIKVGDARAAGTDMGPVVSQAQLEQDLGYVEIAKAEGARLAAGGSRVACHTGSGKQGYYMAPTLFVDTEAGMRINREEVFGPVASVIRVKDYDEALAVSNDTPFGLSAGIATTSLKYATHFKRHSQAGMVMVNLPTAGVDYHVPFGGRKGSSYGPREQGRYAQEFYTTVKTAYTLA from the coding sequence ATGTCCCGCTACGACAACCTCATCAACGGCCAATGGACGGTCGCCACCACCTACAGTACCAACACCAACCCCAGCGACCTGTCCGATGTGATCGGTGAGTATGCCCAGGGCGGTGCGTCCGACGTGCAGGCCGCCGTGGCCGCCGCCGCTGCTGCGTTCCCGTCCTGGTCCACCTCGGGCATCCAGGCGCGCTTCGACGCCCTGGACAAGATAGGCACGGAGATCCTGGCGCGCAAGGCCGAGCTCGGCGAGCTGCTGGCCCGCGAAGAAGGCAAGACCCTGCCCGAAGCCATTGGCGAAGTCGGCCGCGCCGGCCAGATCTTCAAGTTCTTTGCCGGCGAATGCCTGCGCCTCACGGGCGAGACCGTACCCTCGGTGCGCCCCGGCATCGGCGTGGAGATCACGCGCGAGCCGATGGGCGTGGTCGGTCTGATCACGCCCTGGAACTTCCCCATCGCCATTCCCGCCTGGAAGATCGCCCCGGCCCTGGCCTTCGGTAACTGCGTGGTGCTCAAACCCGCCGATCTGGTGCCCGGCAGCGCCTGGGCCCTGGCCGACATCATCCACCGCTCGGGCCTCCCCGCCGGCGTCTTCAACCTGGTCATGGGCTCGGGCCGCGTCATCGGCGAAGCCCTGGTGAACCATGCCGATGTGGCAGCCATCAGCTTCACGGGCTCGGTGGGCGTGGGCCGCGGCATCGCGGCAGCCTGCGTGGCTTCGGGCAAGAAGGTGCAGCTGGAAATGGGCGGCAAGAACCCCCAGATCGTGCTGGACGACGCCGACCTGGAGCAGGCCGTAGAGCTGTCGGCGCAAAGCGGCTTCTACTCTACGGGCCAGCGCTGCACGGCATCGAGCCGCCTGATCGTCACTGACAAGATCTACCCGGCCTTCATCGAAGCCCTGCAGGCGCGCATGGCGCGCATCAAGGTTGGCGATGCACGCGCTGCGGGCACCGACATGGGCCCCGTGGTCAGCCAGGCCCAGCTGGAGCAGGACCTGGGCTACGTGGAAATCGCCAAGGCCGAAGGCGCGCGTCTGGCGGCCGGCGGCAGCCGCGTCGCCTGCCACACGGGCAGCGGCAAGCAGGGCTACTACATGGCGCCCACGCTGTTTGTGGACACCGAAGCGGGCATGCGCATCAACCGCGAGGAAGTCTTCGGCCCCGTGGCCAGCGTGATCCGCGTCAAGGACTACGACGAAGCCCTGGCCGTGTCCAACGACACGCCGTTTGGCCTGTCGGCCGGCATTGCCACCACCAGCCTCAAGTACGCCACGCACTTCAAGCGCCACAGTCAGGCCGGCATGGTCATGGTCAACTTGCCCACGGCGGGGGTGGACTACCACGTGCCGTTTGGCGGACGCAAGGGATCGAGCTACGGCCCGCGCGAGCAGGGCCGCTATGCCCAGGAGTTCTACACCACGGTGAAGACGGCCTATACGCTGGCGTGA
- a CDS encoding LysR family transcriptional regulator, which produces MDSLTPLRAFRRIVELGSIARAADALDLSSAALSKQLRALEAQLGAVLIQRTTRRMSLTDTGRAYYAECCRLLDGFDTLEKSVRAQSELVTGRLRVNAPLSFALSTLAPLLARFMQRHPQLQLDLSMEDRLVDAVGQGFDVSIRLSAELADSSLIARRLASLSQMLCASPAYLQQHGRPASTAELRDHALLNYSLAQADDGLQVPSEARASVNNSLMLRELLEAGLGIGALPSFLARPAIAQGQLEALSLQDWAEPPRHVYVVYPTQRHLLPKVRAFVDFLAEELPAAMGGDS; this is translated from the coding sequence ATGGATTCGCTCACCCCTTTGCGCGCCTTTCGGCGCATTGTTGAACTAGGCAGCATTGCCAGGGCTGCTGATGCACTCGATCTTTCCTCGGCGGCGCTGAGCAAGCAGTTGCGCGCGCTGGAGGCACAGCTGGGTGCGGTGCTGATCCAGCGCACCACGCGCCGCATGAGCCTGACCGATACCGGCCGGGCCTACTACGCCGAATGCTGCCGGCTGCTCGATGGCTTTGACACGCTGGAGAAATCGGTGCGGGCGCAGTCCGAGCTGGTGACGGGGCGGCTGCGCGTGAACGCGCCGCTGTCGTTTGCGCTGAGCACGCTGGCGCCGCTGCTGGCGCGCTTCATGCAGCGCCATCCGCAATTGCAGCTCGATCTGTCCATGGAAGACCGGCTGGTGGACGCCGTGGGCCAGGGCTTTGATGTCTCCATACGCCTGAGCGCCGAGCTAGCGGATTCCTCGCTGATTGCGCGGCGCCTGGCCTCGCTGTCGCAGATGCTGTGTGCGTCACCGGCCTATCTGCAGCAACACGGCCGCCCGGCCAGCACAGCCGAGCTACGCGACCATGCGCTGCTGAATTACAGCCTGGCACAGGCCGACGATGGCTTGCAAGTTCCGAGCGAAGCTCGTGCCAGCGTCAACAACAGTCTTATGTTGCGTGAGTTGCTGGAGGCTGGCCTCGGCATCGGTGCACTGCCGTCCTTTCTGGCCCGGCCCGCCATCGCCCAGGGCCAGCTGGAGGCATTGAGCCTGCAAGACTGGGCAGAGCCGCCACGCCATGTCTATGTGGTCTACCCGACGCAACGTCACCTGCTGCCCAAGGTGCGCGCCTTTGTGGACTTTCTGGCAGAAGAGCTGCCTGCGGCCATGGGCGGCGATTCTTGA